A window of the Butyricimonas faecalis genome harbors these coding sequences:
- a CDS encoding FimB/Mfa2 family fimbrial subunit produces the protein MKIEYIICMLIALGLGSCSDKGENQGTVYGKVNVALSVTLPEPENVHSFSRAYTDSEIRNVDVLVFGEDGKFIERVKVDGGELTPSGTEISFSIRLDATSKRRVIHLITNGRTPDGMTDRLNFNDITPGMLESAAIPALKTTAITSGSWENHVMPLIMWGRVELPTGINIVTKAEGVKLLRAAACLQVKKGVTNSTNGLNDFVIQSITVNKGFDRGYLTPTNYSTTVTPATGRPLAGSTLNYANGWSAGETPSLYIYECNCTISDYMGVIIKAKYKGQEGYYKVMMFDNGGTPLNVVRNHRYIITIISVNGPGYANVTDAINFAPSNALKVELTDEDADFPCIVADAQHRMTISNNVFNLYGKNQATSVANNIEICTVYSSRGVTPVVTGGTAWLTGLQVQALGSNKYKLVGNFGGMTTLVSTTLTIACDNLSQTVDVNWHPEISSQKDGNSYVLDLVNTTNHNWSIQIMNPSSTTWLALHPTASLPAAFPGVDGFLSELNSNHYTHAYLHVGFGNNRSGKVQMSSVVSGKTKAYKIIIVQ, from the coding sequence ATGAAAATAGAATATATAATATGTATGCTTATTGCTTTGGGACTTGGTTCGTGTTCTGATAAGGGAGAGAATCAAGGAACCGTGTACGGTAAAGTGAATGTTGCTCTTTCAGTAACATTGCCGGAACCGGAAAACGTACATTCCTTCAGTCGGGCCTATACGGATAGTGAGATCAGAAACGTAGACGTGCTTGTGTTTGGAGAGGATGGTAAGTTCATTGAACGGGTGAAAGTTGACGGGGGAGAATTAACGCCGAGCGGTACGGAAATTTCTTTCTCCATTCGTTTGGATGCGACCTCAAAACGACGTGTCATCCATTTGATTACTAACGGGCGGACTCCTGATGGCATGACAGATCGATTAAATTTTAATGATATCACTCCGGGAATGTTGGAAAGTGCAGCTATCCCCGCGTTGAAGACAACAGCGATCACTTCCGGAAGTTGGGAGAATCACGTGATGCCTTTGATTATGTGGGGACGTGTTGAACTTCCGACAGGAATAAACATTGTGACAAAAGCCGAAGGGGTAAAACTACTACGTGCCGCGGCTTGCTTGCAAGTGAAGAAAGGGGTGACGAATTCGACGAATGGATTGAATGATTTTGTTATTCAAAGTATAACGGTGAACAAAGGATTTGATCGTGGTTATCTGACACCTACCAATTATTCGACAACGGTTACTCCGGCGACGGGACGTCCTCTTGCTGGTAGTACATTGAATTATGCAAATGGATGGTCTGCTGGTGAAACTCCTTCTTTGTATATTTACGAGTGTAATTGTACCATTTCCGATTATATGGGAGTGATTATTAAAGCTAAGTATAAAGGACAAGAGGGGTATTATAAAGTGATGATGTTTGATAATGGAGGGACACCTTTGAATGTCGTGCGGAATCATCGTTATATAATTACGATAATAAGCGTGAATGGTCCAGGGTACGCGAACGTGACGGATGCCATTAATTTTGCCCCATCAAATGCCTTAAAGGTGGAGTTGACGGATGAGGACGCAGATTTCCCTTGTATCGTGGCTGACGCTCAACACCGGATGACAATATCCAATAACGTGTTTAACTTGTATGGTAAAAATCAGGCTACTTCTGTTGCTAACAATATTGAAATTTGCACGGTGTATTCAAGCCGTGGTGTCACACCCGTGGTGACGGGAGGAACTGCTTGGCTTACCGGTTTACAAGTCCAAGCATTGGGAAGCAACAAATACAAGCTCGTCGGAAACTTCGGGGGAATGACTACTTTAGTATCTACAACATTGACAATTGCTTGTGATAATTTGTCTCAGACTGTTGATGTCAATTGGCATCCGGAAATTTCGAGTCAAAAGGATGGGAATTCGTATGTTCTGGATTTGGTGAACACAACAAATCATAATTGGTCTATACAGATTATGAATCCATCGTCTACCACCTGGTTGGCCTTGCATCCTACCGCCAGCTTGCCTGCAGCCTTCCCGGGAGTAGACGGTTTTTTATCGGAACTTAATAGTAATCACTATACTCATGCTTACCTGCATGTCGGCTTCGGAAATAACAGGAGCGGGAAGGTACAGATGAGTTCGGTTGTCAGCGGTAAGACAAAAGCGTATAAAATAATCATTGTTCAATAA
- a CDS encoding BACON domain-containing protein, producing MAGKYINILLGLLTIFLSACSDDRDSLSGQAGGDPLLTFNMTRAGGNIVSNTLVYLFDGQGSDAGKFNHKVQEVTYGPDRLSMTVAAGTWNIALVTANTNFSGGLIQPVRSAARKDLKMWETQPAGGVLPSMPELRTASIDGQQVIGGQDNSVAGTTILSRNVALVKVVIADAGGLDVNGTHKLELKDVPTTLNWEGGLFPTAKNPRVSTVPMTGTFRVKDSTSLPGHQRSDTLYFVIPAHKGNDYLNANPKDTIESHMKVSVDLACVGGSHFQKTDVVIPRVPRVNGILLVRLLVGGKLDVTADILGWEDVELNADLSQTQLYTDKASVGLSYKDTLYVNTNASDFTVNYPTGGWITSVRKIENNGVEITADVNSYVDGQPRSSYITIKANNVTKRIPVTQRPDEGTIRVNNKRLVFCPNLHENRQVEITSIGGGWKFLTADPKKARANVQSGNAGKSNVNFTRSSVAYNKTLDEGHLVYGDTLVIVKNIMTLATDTIRLVNCYIYVDNDNTISAAAPQGGATTAVTNSEDVIVYGGNRMIENFSSPQSWIHDISWDFIAQKLTFTTDRNIGNPNPEDDDEPRAGTMKFRHAACPDYEVTAGVYQDILVTIPPFHFFVVKFTWNGNDVDIAVEFAGNDLAGNGNNNSLYDKKAVGWSLQRDVSYKGQVLLQWGGDATGGQGETAFFNAPILEGDVNSPRKIKLDVYATWYTSGRAPDKMTFTMYAYKGGTMNHVGTNFVNVGGELLYNEAHTVMITTTRGVGSYATGGYTRVATITYDRVKHSAKVQIWAAKI from the coding sequence ATGGCAGGAAAATATATAAACATATTGTTAGGGTTATTGACTATTTTCTTATCTGCTTGCTCGGACGATAGGGATTCCCTGTCCGGGCAAGCGGGTGGAGATCCTCTACTGACGTTCAATATGACGAGAGCAGGAGGGAATATTGTCAGTAACACGTTGGTCTATCTTTTTGATGGACAGGGAAGTGATGCCGGAAAGTTCAACCATAAGGTTCAAGAGGTAACTTACGGCCCGGATCGACTTTCGATGACTGTCGCTGCCGGGACGTGGAATATAGCTCTTGTGACTGCCAATACAAATTTTAGTGGTGGGTTGATACAGCCTGTTCGTAGTGCTGCCCGCAAGGATTTGAAAATGTGGGAAACACAGCCGGCGGGAGGAGTATTGCCTTCTATGCCGGAATTACGTACGGCCAGTATTGATGGACAACAGGTTATAGGCGGACAGGATAATTCGGTTGCTGGTACAACGATATTGTCACGAAACGTGGCTTTGGTAAAGGTGGTTATTGCCGATGCGGGTGGGTTGGATGTGAACGGGACTCATAAACTTGAATTAAAAGATGTTCCTACTACCTTAAATTGGGAAGGGGGATTATTCCCGACGGCAAAGAATCCTCGGGTGAGTACCGTACCAATGACTGGGACTTTCCGTGTTAAGGATAGCACCTCGTTACCGGGCCACCAACGTAGTGACACGTTGTACTTTGTTATCCCGGCTCATAAAGGGAACGATTACTTGAATGCTAATCCCAAAGATACGATAGAGAGCCATATGAAAGTGAGTGTTGATCTGGCTTGTGTGGGGGGAAGTCATTTTCAAAAAACAGATGTGGTCATTCCCCGGGTTCCCCGTGTAAACGGTATATTACTTGTACGTCTTCTTGTAGGTGGAAAGCTGGATGTGACGGCTGATATTTTGGGTTGGGAGGATGTGGAATTAAATGCCGACCTATCCCAAACTCAGCTTTATACGGACAAAGCTTCCGTGGGACTATCGTATAAGGATACGCTTTACGTGAATACGAATGCTTCCGATTTTACGGTAAACTACCCGACAGGTGGCTGGATTACTTCCGTTCGGAAAATCGAGAATAATGGTGTCGAGATCACGGCTGATGTGAATTCTTACGTGGATGGTCAACCTCGTAGTTCTTATATCACGATTAAGGCGAATAACGTGACAAAGAGGATACCCGTGACGCAAAGACCGGATGAAGGGACAATCCGTGTGAATAATAAACGACTGGTTTTCTGTCCGAACCTTCACGAGAATAGGCAGGTTGAAATTACTAGTATTGGTGGGGGATGGAAATTTCTGACGGCAGACCCCAAGAAAGCTCGGGCAAACGTGCAGAGTGGAAACGCGGGAAAAAGTAATGTGAATTTTACGCGTTCTTCTGTCGCGTACAACAAGACGTTGGATGAAGGACATTTGGTGTATGGAGATACTCTTGTCATCGTAAAAAACATCATGACACTTGCTACCGATACGATACGTTTGGTTAATTGTTATATATATGTTGATAATGATAATACGATCAGTGCGGCAGCTCCGCAAGGAGGGGCAACAACTGCGGTGACTAACTCGGAGGATGTTATTGTATATGGTGGAAACAGAATGATTGAGAATTTTTCGTCACCACAGAGCTGGATTCATGATATTTCATGGGATTTTATCGCTCAAAAATTAACGTTTACAACAGATCGTAACATAGGAAATCCTAATCCGGAAGATGATGATGAACCGCGAGCGGGTACGATGAAATTTAGACATGCTGCGTGTCCGGATTACGAGGTGACTGCTGGTGTTTATCAAGATATATTAGTAACGATTCCTCCATTCCATTTCTTTGTAGTGAAATTTACATGGAATGGGAATGATGTGGATATTGCTGTGGAGTTTGCAGGTAATGATCTTGCTGGCAATGGGAATAATAATTCTCTTTATGACAAAAAAGCTGTAGGTTGGAGTTTACAACGTGATGTTTCGTATAAAGGACAAGTCCTTTTACAATGGGGAGGAGATGCCACGGGAGGACAAGGAGAAACTGCATTCTTTAATGCTCCGATATTGGAAGGGGATGTTAATTCTCCTCGAAAAATTAAACTTGACGTTTATGCTACGTGGTATACTAGTGGGCGAGCTCCGGATAAGATGACATTTACCATGTATGCTTATAAAGGAGGAACAATGAACCACGTCGGAACTAATTTTGTCAATGTCGGTGGCGAACTTTTGTATAATGAGGCTCATACCGTAATGATTACTACGACGAGAGGGGTGGGTAGTTATGCTACAGGAGGGTATACTAGAGTGGCAACCATTACTTATGATCGTGTTAAGCATTCTGCAAAAGTTCAAATTTGGGCTGCTAAAATATAG
- a CDS encoding OmpA family protein gives MRKKKIQILLLATAFLFLMDGVIPVKAQERKLGRVERRADRNFVGQKFNKAMMQYETALKKEENVQNQAALHLKIARLYFMVRDYNWAIEHYEKAMEQERDLFLVDDVCDYIDALRFQGQARKAEAICLDNAYKDQYSRYQRYQNTLEALAMRHSVQGFPGFTAKRLSLNTPNAEYWVGNYGEQPFYAISYSKFNDPGKLFFHRTHYYELKEAGEKVMAQKSPRYSDYFRRIPVDLQNGPVTFSSDMKMMVTTVIEYDKKNVSVEMVNKKHRPFRTKLYYSVIKSQSKRFGKYIPIFPQNPENSYAHPYLFNDGKSLLFTSDMPGGFGGFDLYVVHWDEEMQEWGTPMNLGADVNTEGNEIFPILYEGHLIFSSNGLPGFGGYDLFNVDYDHEGVIPGSVRHFPYPVNSVFNDYFMCPLDLRTAYFVSDREMKFRDDIYYLQTEEDLGVQRGDPYFGMSEESAILGGVLLLNGATEAVTKEIISLKQYAPEGLLMTLYFNFDSDKLTTESIQCLERFINEMGTYYFSELRFDGFADEMGSDNYNYALSARRAKRVAEFLQNHGVNINFNIKAHGKVKLSPEEIKEEMEKQSEGNIDWIQLNRRARRVEIYHKR, from the coding sequence ATGAGAAAAAAAAAGATACAAATTCTCTTGTTGGCTACCGCATTCCTTTTCTTGATGGATGGGGTAATTCCTGTTAAAGCGCAGGAACGTAAGTTGGGACGGGTGGAGAGGCGTGCTGACCGTAATTTTGTGGGGCAAAAGTTTAATAAGGCTATGATGCAGTATGAAACGGCTCTTAAAAAAGAAGAGAATGTGCAAAACCAAGCAGCTCTTCACTTGAAGATTGCGCGCTTGTATTTTATGGTACGGGATTATAATTGGGCTATAGAACATTACGAGAAGGCAATGGAACAGGAACGAGATTTATTTCTCGTGGATGACGTGTGTGATTATATCGATGCGTTGCGTTTTCAAGGTCAGGCTCGGAAAGCCGAGGCAATTTGTCTGGATAATGCCTATAAAGATCAGTATAGCAGGTACCAACGTTATCAGAATACCCTGGAGGCTCTTGCTATGCGTCATTCTGTGCAGGGATTTCCCGGATTCACGGCCAAACGGTTGTCTTTGAATACGCCGAATGCAGAATATTGGGTCGGAAATTACGGGGAACAACCTTTCTATGCCATTAGTTACAGTAAGTTTAACGATCCCGGGAAGTTATTTTTTCATCGTACACACTATTACGAGTTGAAGGAAGCCGGGGAAAAGGTGATGGCTCAGAAATCACCGAGGTATTCCGATTATTTCCGGAGGATTCCGGTGGATTTGCAGAATGGACCGGTAACGTTTTCATCAGATATGAAAATGATGGTGACCACTGTGATCGAGTATGATAAAAAGAATGTATCGGTGGAAATGGTGAATAAAAAGCATCGTCCTTTCCGTACCAAATTGTATTATTCCGTGATCAAAAGCCAGAGTAAACGTTTTGGGAAATACATTCCGATTTTTCCACAAAATCCGGAAAATTCGTACGCTCACCCTTATTTGTTTAATGATGGAAAGTCGTTGTTGTTTACTTCTGATATGCCGGGTGGGTTTGGTGGATTTGACTTGTATGTCGTTCATTGGGACGAAGAGATGCAAGAGTGGGGAACCCCGATGAATTTGGGTGCAGATGTTAATACGGAAGGGAATGAAATTTTTCCTATACTTTACGAAGGACATCTTATTTTTTCATCTAACGGGTTACCCGGTTTCGGTGGATATGACCTGTTTAATGTTGATTATGATCACGAAGGAGTAATCCCGGGCAGTGTGCGTCATTTCCCTTATCCGGTGAATTCGGTTTTCAATGACTATTTTATGTGTCCACTGGATTTGCGAACTGCTTATTTTGTTTCAGACCGGGAAATGAAGTTCCGGGATGATATTTATTATCTGCAAACAGAGGAAGATTTGGGGGTTCAACGGGGAGACCCTTATTTCGGAATGAGTGAAGAAAGTGCAATTCTAGGTGGAGTTTTGTTATTGAATGGGGCCACAGAAGCAGTTACCAAGGAAATTATTTCACTAAAACAATATGCACCAGAAGGTTTACTAATGACTCTTTATTTTAATTTCGATTCGGATAAATTAACTACAGAATCCATTCAATGCCTGGAGCGGTTTATTAATGAAATGGGCACTTATTATTTTTCTGAATTGAGGTTTGACGGTTTTGCGGACGAAATGGGTAGTGACAATTACAATTATGCCTTGTCTGCAAGAAGAGCAAAGAGGGTTGCCGAGTTTTTGCAGAATCATGGTGTCAATATAAATTTCAATATAAAAGCTCACGGTAAGGTGAAACTTTCTCCAGAAGAGATAAAGGAAGAAATGGAAAAACAATCGGAAGGAAATATTGATTGGATTCAATTGAATCGTCGGGCAAGACGTGTTGAGATATATCATAAGAGGTAG
- a CDS encoding DUF3575 domain-containing protein, with product MKPVVRYILLVSVLLCLFGGVRAQSVKVNIPLWLTGSPNIGFEYTLTRQLTVNAEGAWLPYMFKKHEEVFRILTGVAELRYYWNPQNFYTNDSWDGFYIGPYAMYGNFNIGLLKHNDPLQSYRRKGWGISGGITFGYKFAFNSRLGLDLNLGVGYVHFQYDKYKLGGEYANFPLEVKKTKQWIGPTKFGVSLTYNIFR from the coding sequence ATGAAACCAGTTGTACGATATATTTTACTTGTTTCCGTTTTACTTTGTTTATTTGGCGGGGTACGGGCACAAAGTGTTAAGGTAAATATACCTTTATGGTTAACCGGTTCACCTAATATCGGTTTTGAATACACGTTAACGCGACAATTGACGGTAAATGCCGAGGGGGCATGGTTACCGTATATGTTTAAAAAGCATGAAGAGGTTTTTCGCATATTAACGGGGGTTGCAGAGTTGCGCTACTACTGGAACCCACAAAATTTTTATACAAATGATTCATGGGATGGATTTTATATCGGTCCTTACGCTATGTATGGCAACTTTAATATCGGATTGTTGAAACATAATGATCCTCTCCAGAGTTATCGGCGGAAAGGATGGGGAATATCAGGAGGTATTACTTTCGGATACAAATTTGCTTTTAATTCCCGTTTGGGACTGGATTTGAATCTCGGTGTCGGGTATGTTCATTTCCAGTACGATAAATATAAACTAGGAGGAGAGTACGCGAATTTCCCGTTGGAAGTCAAAAAGACTAAGCAATGGATTGGCCCGACAAAGTTTGGCGTAAGTCTTACGTATAATATATTCCGCTAG
- a CDS encoding FimB/Mfa2 family fimbrial subunit has protein sequence MGKNRLLIVFTGVITLLLLVSCTYDYFKDETNYQVYVQEVVDNKVSDCRVLVYDKTGVLVGARYEAAPWKDPRMRAGLFSFRLPPGEYKVYCYTNTDSLSFVDEQQLETSAFMLNNSSSGKNQYVHPSDVLFQKFVPVIDHPGILHTDTVELEHYTGRITVRFKNFPGDVSRIANVQLLAEGVSTVQYLKYDTIAGRQTEDDHMFHFGKLPTQTTDEYLEVDYRYLPSIEGEFMRLNYTFLDRDGIAVNHLPVEVKDKQTGLPLRLLHGQRIIIEIDSYVVIKVSIVGWNEDIESGNTNME, from the coding sequence ATGGGAAAGAACAGACTTCTCATAGTATTTACGGGTGTGATTACCCTACTCCTGCTCGTGTCATGTACCTATGATTATTTTAAAGATGAAACCAATTACCAAGTTTACGTACAAGAAGTGGTTGATAATAAGGTTAGTGACTGTCGAGTTCTGGTTTATGATAAAACTGGAGTGTTGGTGGGAGCACGTTACGAGGCTGCCCCATGGAAAGATCCCCGTATGAGAGCAGGGTTGTTTAGTTTCAGATTACCCCCTGGTGAATATAAGGTCTATTGTTATACGAATACGGATAGCCTTTCATTTGTGGATGAACAACAACTGGAAACCTCTGCTTTTATGTTGAATAATAGCAGTTCCGGGAAAAATCAGTACGTGCATCCTTCGGACGTCTTGTTCCAGAAGTTTGTGCCTGTGATCGATCATCCTGGAATTTTACATACCGACACGGTAGAATTGGAACATTATACAGGACGGATAACTGTACGTTTTAAAAATTTTCCTGGCGACGTGTCTCGCATAGCCAATGTGCAATTGTTGGCAGAAGGGGTGTCCACCGTACAATATTTAAAGTATGATACTATTGCTGGTCGACAAACAGAGGATGATCATATGTTTCATTTCGGAAAGTTACCGACACAGACGACTGATGAGTATTTAGAGGTTGATTACCGTTATTTACCGTCTATAGAAGGCGAATTTATGCGGCTGAATTATACATTCCTAGATCGTGACGGTATTGCTGTCAATCATTTACCAGTGGAAGTGAAAGATAAACAGACCGGGTTGCCACTCAGGTTATTGCATGGTCAACGAATCATTATCGAAATCGATTCTTACGTGGTGATCAAAGTTTCGATCGTGGGATGGAATGAAGATATTGAGAGTGGAAATACGAATATGGAATGA
- a CDS encoding FimB/Mfa2 family fimbrial subunit, whose protein sequence is MKKKISLLWPLLAMVVVCACSKNGGSDYPDPEKAGLTFQVTFDKTGMEGRAPQSTAIPETSWANIKQLQFLLYNSSGQVVYSTIVNPSSALTTFTYTDVPVGTGYTLVAVANVKSSSDAITTYIDGGTTPTEWTMWNVRQKTIQNLVIKHKTGVFPTFCSTKQTTAGNTAYVEPSEIFMGAATGINVTAGVTTSVPAVALKREVAMMRVRLNVKDSETNNENTIDFTKDASIMIYRLPENMKVGATTAGGVSSTSINTNVLTVKDGTIFNTANPTSGYNPKVILGGNFTMWRDVIVWPNNGGRTINGASTADASVDRQYFIVVSGRGKVGHVLANGDKMLSEGPVYWSGLIKENFTPNTIREVNLTLRSGGSTEVPTTPREEGGLTIAVTVPVAWSSNIVESALTL, encoded by the coding sequence ATGAAAAAAAAAATTAGTTTATTATGGCCATTGCTCGCAATGGTAGTAGTGTGTGCTTGTTCAAAGAATGGTGGTTCGGATTATCCGGATCCAGAAAAGGCCGGTTTAACGTTTCAGGTTACTTTTGACAAAACCGGAATGGAAGGAAGAGCTCCGCAATCCACGGCAATCCCGGAAACTTCATGGGCAAATATCAAGCAACTACAATTTTTATTGTACAACTCGTCTGGTCAAGTGGTTTATTCAACCATCGTGAATCCGTCAAGTGCATTGACTACTTTCACGTACACGGATGTACCGGTAGGAACTGGTTATACATTAGTTGCAGTTGCGAACGTGAAAAGCTCTTCCGATGCAATCACCACTTATATAGACGGAGGTACAACTCCAACTGAATGGACGATGTGGAATGTGCGTCAGAAAACAATTCAGAATTTAGTGATAAAACATAAAACAGGGGTTTTCCCGACATTCTGTTCAACTAAACAGACAACTGCAGGTAATACTGCTTATGTTGAACCGTCAGAGATTTTTATGGGAGCAGCAACAGGTATTAATGTTACAGCGGGTGTTACCACTTCCGTGCCGGCAGTTGCTTTGAAACGTGAAGTCGCCATGATGCGTGTTCGTCTGAATGTAAAGGATAGCGAGACGAATAATGAAAATACGATTGATTTTACAAAGGATGCTTCTATCATGATTTACCGTTTGCCTGAAAACATGAAAGTTGGGGCTACAACTGCAGGTGGGGTGAGTTCAACGTCGATTAATACCAATGTATTGACAGTAAAAGATGGAACTATTTTCAACACGGCTAATCCTACTTCCGGGTATAATCCTAAGGTTATTTTGGGTGGTAATTTTACGATGTGGAGAGATGTTATTGTGTGGCCGAATAATGGAGGACGTACTATTAATGGTGCTTCAACGGCAGATGCATCAGTAGATCGTCAATACTTTATCGTTGTTTCTGGACGTGGTAAAGTCGGTCATGTTCTGGCAAACGGAGATAAAATGCTCTCTGAGGGTCCTGTTTATTGGTCAGGTTTGATCAAGGAGAACTTTACACCCAATACTATTCGTGAAGTAAATTTGACTTTACGTTCCGGAGGTTCCACGGAGGTTCCAACTACTCCTAGAGAAGAGGGTGGTTTGACAATTGCTGTTACTGTACCGGTAGCTTGGAGTAGTAATATAGTAGAATCAGCACTTACATTGTAA
- a CDS encoding tyrosine-type recombinase/integrase — protein sequence MKREFLTQFMERLIVELEREQRDGTAHVYQSTLKRLKKFSNGCDVSFKQLTPELLSQFERKLLSDQLKWNSISTYMRTLRSVYNQAVERGIAPYKPRLFSRVHTGIDCQVKRAVSPEVICRLMTDKKPLPERLSFTRDMFVLLFLLRGMPFVDLAFLRRCDLQGNVIVYHRHKTRRKLTVVVCPEAMAIIEKYKDIYPDSPYLLPIIQNSKQDEYRQYSKMLRLHNYRLRQVGYFLKIREQLSTYVARHTWATTALRQNYNSSLICDAMGHSSIKVTETYFQRYREDEVNRLNNALVAFVLSKKV from the coding sequence ATGAAACGAGAATTTTTAACACAGTTTATGGAGCGACTTATTGTTGAGTTGGAACGAGAGCAGCGAGATGGTACTGCTCATGTTTATCAAAGTACTTTGAAACGATTGAAGAAATTTTCGAATGGGTGTGATGTTAGTTTTAAGCAATTGACCCCAGAATTGTTATCTCAATTCGAGCGAAAGTTATTGTCTGACCAGTTGAAATGGAATTCCATTTCAACATATATGCGGACGTTGAGATCCGTTTATAACCAAGCGGTTGAACGAGGAATTGCCCCTTATAAACCCCGTCTTTTCAGTCGGGTACACACCGGGATTGATTGTCAGGTGAAAAGGGCGGTTTCCCCAGAGGTAATCTGTCGATTAATGACAGATAAAAAGCCTCTGCCTGAACGACTTTCTTTTACCCGGGACATGTTTGTCTTGTTGTTTTTGTTGCGTGGAATGCCCTTTGTTGACCTAGCATTCTTGCGTAGATGTGATTTACAGGGGAATGTGATTGTTTATCATCGGCACAAGACGAGACGGAAATTGACTGTTGTGGTTTGCCCCGAGGCGATGGCTATTATCGAGAAGTACAAGGATATATATCCTGATTCTCCTTATTTGCTTCCTATTATTCAGAACTCCAAGCAGGATGAGTACCGGCAGTATTCCAAGATGTTACGCTTGCATAATTACCGGTTGCGGCAAGTAGGGTATTTTCTGAAGATCAGGGAGCAGCTAAGTACTTACGTGGCACGCCATACATGGGCAACGACGGCCTTGCGGCAGAATTATAATTCCAGTCTGATCTGTGATGCAATGGGGCATTCTTCGATAAAGGTGACAGAAACTTATTTCCAGCGTTATCGGGAAGATGAGGTGAATCGATTAAATAATGCACTTGTAGCTTTTGTTTTGTCTAAGAAAGTGTAG
- a CDS encoding bactofilin family protein, with translation MFGKKKNEDDSEKLIEVSADNLTMLTIGTIVKGIITIAGGLHLEGTLEGDIICKGKVVIGSQGKVKGNVNCDIAVLYGSLQGDIHATNELYMRSGCMVKGDVYTRKLEIEPNARFDGVCNTTGMNAPVKEKTSK, from the coding sequence ATGTTTGGAAAGAAAAAGAATGAAGATGACTCTGAAAAATTAATAGAAGTCAGTGCTGACAACCTGACAATGCTAACAATAGGGACAATAGTGAAAGGGATAATTACTATTGCGGGAGGATTACATCTGGAGGGAACGTTAGAGGGAGACATTATTTGTAAAGGGAAAGTTGTCATTGGTTCACAAGGAAAAGTCAAGGGAAATGTAAACTGTGATATTGCGGTGTTATATGGTTCGTTGCAAGGAGATATTCACGCGACGAATGAACTGTACATGCGATCTGGGTGTATGGTAAAAGGTGATGTCTATACGCGTAAGCTGGAAATAGAACCGAATGCCAGGTTTGATGGAGTTTGTAATACTACCGGAATGAATGCACCCGTGAAGGAAAAAACATCAAAGTAA
- the queC gene encoding 7-cyano-7-deazaguanine synthase QueC: protein MKKALVLLSGGLDSTTALYVAKEQGFDELYAITFEYGQKHDKEIKAAKAVAKAAGVKEHKFVKIMLNQWDGCSLTDEKMDIHDGDINRTTIPDTYVPARNMVFLSVAASYADALDITDIFIGVSEVDYSGYVDCREEFIRSMEQTINLGTVLGAEKKQKITLHAPFMHMTKADEVRLGDRLGVDYSLTWTCYRGNEKPCGTCDSCLLRAKAFEEAGIKDPLVN from the coding sequence ATGAAGAAAGCACTTGTTTTATTATCCGGTGGACTGGATTCCACGACAGCTCTATACGTTGCCAAAGAACAAGGATTTGATGAATTATATGCCATCACCTTCGAGTACGGGCAAAAACACGATAAAGAGATAAAAGCGGCAAAAGCCGTGGCAAAAGCTGCCGGAGTAAAAGAACACAAATTCGTGAAGATCATGCTGAACCAATGGGATGGATGTTCCCTCACAGACGAGAAAATGGATATTCACGACGGAGATATAAACCGGACTACTATTCCGGACACGTACGTTCCAGCCCGAAACATGGTATTTCTTTCCGTGGCGGCCTCCTATGCCGACGCCCTCGATATCACTGACATTTTTATCGGGGTCAGCGAAGTGGATTATTCCGGGTACGTGGACTGCCGGGAGGAATTCATCCGTTCCATGGAACAAACGATCAACTTGGGAACCGTTCTCGGTGCCGAGAAAAAACAAAAAATCACCCTTCACGCTCCTTTCATGCACATGACCAAAGCCGACGAGGTACGTTTAGGCGATCGTCTAGGGGTTGACTACAGCCTCACCTGGACCTGTTACCGCGGCAATGAAAAACCTTGCGGCACCTGCGATAGTTGCCTTCTCCGGGCCAAAGCATTTGAAGAGGCAGGAATAAAGGATCCGTTAGTTAATTGA